TCCCCAAGATAGTGAACCTTTTCAAAACGTGCAAGGATACAGGAGACATGGATGGTCTCCATATGATCTTCAGATTAGTCAAGGCAATCAGTAAGTACATGCTTATAATCAGCGCCATAGATTATTTCAGCATGCCACTGACGTTGTTTCTGATTGCACAGTATTGTTGAACAGTTCTGCCATATTTGACAAGATTCTCTCTGATGAATTTATTCTTGACATAATTGGTGTCCTTGAATGTAAACACTATACCTTTTACCTCTCATTTATGATCTATATCTGTAAATTATAAACTCCTGCCGTGTTTGCACAATGACATACCTTTAAAACTGCATTCACCGTTTCAACGAGGTCTGACCTATGCAGACGATCCAGAGGCTCATATTGTGCAACGTCATCGTGCATTCTTGAAGGATCATGCAGTTCTCAAGAAGGTAACTGGAGTGTCATTTTTTATGTATCTTAATCTGTTTGAGTTGAATATTTAGTCAGCCTTTCTTTCCCTCATAGGCCATACCCATTAAAAATGATTCTGTGGTGTCAAAGATTCATCAAACATACAGAATACACTATATAAAGGTCAGATCGCCCCGCGCTGCTCTGCAAATCCGCTAGCTGGAGTTTCTGTTTATTTGGTTTCTGTTGCCAACTTTTATGCTTAACTATAACTTGAGATCTTGTAATCTACAGGATGTTATATTGCGGAAAGTActggatgatgctactctgaaaaGCCTTAACACAATTATTCATGCGAACAATGCTTTTGTTAGTGTTATAACTTTCCAAGTTTTCACATGATTTAAATCAAAATTTCCTTCTGTAATGTTGGATTGCATGATTCCCCTGTAGGTTGTTTCTTTCCTGAAGGATGATCCTTATTTTATCCAAGACCTGTTTGAAAAGATGAGATCAAATATTTCTGCTGGATCAAAAAGCGAACCGGTGAAACTAGTATTTGATGATATTGCCCGTTTCTTTTAGACACGCCCTTCTGTATCAGAACCTGGAACAATGTATTACTAGTTATATTGTTATATTGATGTTATGACCTTTTCCTTTAATCGCTAGAAATAACAATTGAGCTTCCACTGTTGAACTGCCAGAAAAGAAGAAATGTTAATGATTGTTTCTTCCTGTCATGGGTCAAACATGATGTGTCGTGGGAAATTGGCACTTGGAGGAAATGATACAAAACCATGGAACCAAGGATGTGTTTGAGTGAACTGGGTGTTGTGTGGGCCTTTGCTGATGCTAGTGCCTAGGTGAAGCAGTTTATTTGTTCATCTTGTACTGTTACTGGATAATTGTGAATTAGATTAGAAAATATTTCATCTCTGCTGAGCATTGGACTTCAGCATTTGAGAGTTGATATGATTGTGGGCTGTGACTCttttgtagtttgtactatgcacCTTACTACATTTCTAGGTTGTTCTGCCAGTTCTTTATATTCATATTATATAGCATTTGTGTGTATTGGGTTGGGGGAGGATGGTTCGTGCATGTACAATCAGTTCAACAACGGATCTCCTTCTGTATTCCATTTATATGGACAAAATTTGGTTCTTCGCAGGTCTTTTTTTTGCGCGAGTTTTGCACTGTCAGCAAAAGCTTGCAGCCTGCTCAACAAATACAACTATCTAGGTTGGTATCTGGATGATGTATTTTCTCTTTCTTCCCATTAGAATCAATTTCTTTATTTGGTCGATGTTATCAGTGTATTGAATATATTATGACCTGTGACTCTGTGAGCCTACGTCCCTGTATTTATGATTGTGAAAAAAATTCTTTATTAGTTGGTGGGTATTTGTTGCAGCATTTTATAAAAGGAGTACACCACTATTTGGCAATGTTCCTTTTTTTCCCCTTTCTCTCCCTCTAGGTCGGTTCACACTTGTTGTTATCATTATTTTTCTGCCAAGCCCATGAGGCTTGAAACTTAACAGTTCCTCTAGTGTGTTTTGATCAATATGTATCTTCTTTGATGTAATGCAAACATGCCTCTTGTTCAGTATAAGTCAATCTGAACTAGACATCAtttaagtactccctccgtcctatgaAACTTGTCGTaactttgtcaaaatttggatgtatatagacactaaatagtaactagatacatccaaatttagacaaatttaagacaagtttcatgagacggagggagtacaatttCTTATAGGTGTATAATCAGATACTGTCGTAGCAGTTTAGTAATCATGTTTCTCTATTCAGGGATCTGGCAGATCGAGGTTTATTTGATATAGTTTCTGATATGTTGCGGAGTCAGGATAAAGTGTTTGTCTCAGCTGGGTAACTTCTGGAACAATGAATGGGTACTTCTTTGGTTGTTTCTGTATCTTCTTGTCGTTCTAATTGCACTATCTTTTGGGCAAATGCAGGACAGACATCCTTTTACATTTTCTTAATCAAGATCCTAACTTACTGAGATCATATATCGCAAATCATGAAGAAAGTTCTGGAGAAGACATTTCTCTTCTTGGGCTTCTGGTAAGTAGCATCCCTTTATTTGGTCTCTCTACAGGATTTGCGTCCAGTACTTTTGGTCTGTTCAAGCTTGCAATCAGAGCAGAGAAAATTTTGCTCTCCTGCCTTGAGCAAAGCTAATACTTATAAGTTCTACATGCTGCTACCAAACACCTAGTCTGGCCAGGCAAGGCTAGAAATAATCTAGCTTTGGATCTAAATGCACCCTAAATCTTTGGACCTTACGGTATTGTGGGTATGTGTCCTGTCCGTCTGTGAACTATGCAAGTATCTTACATCGTGGTGGAGCATTTGGACATTGAATCGTGTATTTGCCTGGCTGCTCTCATTttttctccttcaaatccatgcaAATCACTTGCCTCTTTTCTGTTCATTATACTCTGCAATTTGCAAACGATAGCATATTCTTATTGATTGCGGAGCCATGAAACGGAAGCATTGTGCTTAACCAGCAATCTCAAAATTTTATCACTTGTCTTGGTTGTTGAGCCATAAAGTTATACCAATCATTGTTTTATTTTTATCAGGCTGCATGTAACCCTTACTCTTCTAGCATATTTGCCGATACTGCTTACAGTTAGTCAAATTTCAGGTTAAAGGCATAGTAACTGACTTCAGTGGCGAAATGCAGTTTCTGGAAATTCTAAGGATCCTGCTGGATGGATATTCCACAGATACGGCTACACAATGTGTAAGATGCCATAACTATATCATGAAATTTTGGCATTTTGTATTGAGGACATTAAACAATACACATCCGTGGTATTATGAATCTCGTCTGGAGATAGATAatattgaattttccatgtttctgCTTCTCTACTTTCTGATGTATATATTTTCATCCTCATTTTGGTTTATGATTGGATTTAAATAGCCAATATGGGCTTATTTAGAGAAGCCAATATGAGCTTTGTAGTCATTACAAAATAGTGCATGTTTCAAATGCTGTTGTTTAACTAGATTGTGGTATGTAATTTTTGTTTCTCTGTTCAGTTGCAGAGATCCATCATGGGGTTAATTGACAAGAAGTACCTTGATAAGTTGATTGATATAATAGAATCATCTTGTCTTCCAAAGAGCATTGACCGATCAACATTTGGTTCAGTTGGTGTTGGTACAAGAGTGGAAGAATATTCTGCTAAGCCTGAAATATTGCTTCACATTTGCGAGTTCTTATGCTTTTGTGTAGTTCATCACCCCTACAGGATGAAGTAATGCTCAATACAAGCCTCCTTTATTTATTCAGCCGTTCATTTTGTCATGTTACTTTCCTTTTTGTGTCTTTGCTAACACGTGGCTCTCGATCTTGCAGGGTCAACTTTTTAAAAAGCAATTCAATGGAGAAAATTCTTAGTCTAACCCATCAAAGAGAGAGGTTTTTGGTTGTGGCAGCTGTCCGTTTTATGCGTACTGTTATTGGTACAAATGTAAGTGTACTCTGTCCCATAAATAAATTAAGCGCTGCATGGTTGAGGGTTCTTCTTTTGCCTGGGGAAACTACTATATAAGAATATTTCTGTTCTTCTGGGCACCACTGAACTTATTGATCCttctttttttcgagaaaacgcaaaggacctttgcgcttcatttcattgaaaagatagaATAGGTTTACAACCTCCTGAGAGGAAGGTTACACGATACAGGTGATACATCAGTGCACATCCCAGGTGGATGGCAAAACTACACGTAGTCCCCTAGCACCAGCCTTTGCCCATGAGCTAATCTCATCCTTGATCGTGGAGAGTAGGAGTGGGATTGATGGCCGGACGCCCTCAAAAACGCATGAGTTATGATGCTTCCATACCATCCAGGGGATGAGGAGGGTGGCAGAGGCAAGGCCCTTGCGCATCGGCTTGGGGGTGTCTCCCTTAGCGCGTCGCCACCAGTCCATCTTCTTGACTACATCTATGACCACCAACTTAAAACTAGACAATTTAGACCATTGAATGATGTATGACGCAATGATTGCAACATGACACAACTTTTTAGGTAACCCACTCACATGTTGCTAACATACTCGTGATGATTCCCGCGTTCTCAAGAGTCGAGTATCAGAACACTGAAATCTAACTCATCCTTAATGCAATGATCCACATGTGAGCTTGAGTGATTGCACCTAGGCTTGTGTGCGCCTACATGTG
This Lolium perenne isolate Kyuss_39 chromosome 1, Kyuss_2.0, whole genome shotgun sequence DNA region includes the following protein-coding sequences:
- the LOC127291775 gene encoding uncharacterized protein isoform X3; translated protein: MVDKSLSSVNAELKELPPLELSSLSAILKTILQCGMEEKMRVADLISKDRDFFPKIVNLFKTCKDTGDMDGLHMIFRLVKAIILLNSSAIFDKILSDEFILDIIGVLEYDPEAHIVQRHRAFLKDHAVLKKAIPIKNDSVVSKIHQTYRIHYIKDVILRKVLDDATLKSLNTIIHANNAFVVSFLKDDPYFIQDLFEKMRSNISAGSKSEPVFFLREFCTVSKSLQPAQQIQLSRDLADRGLFDIVSDMLRSQDKVFVSAGTDILLHFLNQDPNLLRSYIANHEESSGEDISLLGLLVKGIVTDFSGEMQFLEILRILLDGYSTDTATQCLQRSIMGLIDKKYLDKLIDIIESSCLPKSIDRSTFGSVGVGTRVEEYSAKPEILLHICEFLCFCVVHHPYRMKVNFLKSNSMEKILSLTHQRERFLVVAAVRFMRTVIGTNDELLISHVIKLKMLKPIIEAFVENGNRDNLLQSTILELLEYIRKENKKSLVLYVVESFWKQLVKFGHLGSIQAFRLKYQEFVDRAETEETTGVGHMRKKAEERGLDKEEEDYFNTDSNEEDSSAQTTQAQQQWVKPGDRSETHHIPARPKSSGLVDLDGDKDYNPPPKRPVEADEALNIPMARHRSLDGKVKDGNVRKKPRLEGTIRFSKINVLANVAGKHLDLEDAQPPLSPASSTINSDGNVGVREASPGSPNQQPPESFDYIAGDSCSEMVVDAAEATDSDP